A genomic stretch from Malus domestica chromosome 15, GDT2T_hap1 includes:
- the LOC103415961 gene encoding uncharacterized protein, producing MTNISMSPFTNEIEWIDPPRGFTMPHFIPYKGDEDPDRHLKYYRSTMILYRNNDALMCKIFTTTLQGEAQDWFHTLPLQSIRSFNKLSFVFTKEYSSNRSIKRTSDHLFSIIKDPREIIYDYVKRFKMEKAKIVNCNEDIATAAFRNGLPTEHPLFEKLIMREELTLAALHALAEKHALWDEAKQFNKNESEKKHMERSPTREDSVLETFTTFTVPIGQILSKLKNEPWFELPPPMKGDLTRLDHTKYCAFHQGPGHTTNGCLKWKQYLEKLTNEGRCDEYLDRSTKRPT from the coding sequence atgaccaacataagcatgtCACCATTCACGAATGAGATTGAGTGGATAGATCCACCTCGTGGGTTTACTATGCCTCACTTTATTCCGTACAAGGGAGACGAAGATCCGGATCGACATCTCAAGTATTACCGCAGTACCATGATTCTCTACAGGAACAACGATGCGCTTATGTGCAAAATTTTTAcgaccactctacaaggcgaggcgcaagactGGTTTCACACTCTACCACTGCAGTCGATCCGGAGTTTTAACaaactttcctttgttttcactAAGGAGTATTCGTCTAACCGCTCAATCAAAAGGACATCCGACCATCTCTTTAGCATCATAAAAGACCCTAGGGAGATAATTTACGACTATGTCAAGAGGTTCAAAATGGAGAAGGCCAAGATTGTTAACTGCAACGAAGACATAGCAACGGCAGCATTCAGAAATGGCCTTCCCACCGAACATCCTttattcgaaaaattgatcatgagaGAAGAATTGACCCTAGCAGCTTTGCATGCTTTGGCAGAAAAACATGCATTATGGGACGAGGCCAAGCAGTTTAACAAAAATGAGTCGGAAAAGAAGCACATGGAACGTTCCCCGACCAGAGAAGACTCAGTGCTTGAAACATTCACCACGTTCACAGTTCCAATTGGCCAAATTCTCAGCAAGCTCAAGAATGAACCTTGGTTCGAACTGCCGCCACCCATGAAAGGCGATCTTACCAGGCTGGATCATACAAAATATTGCGCATTCCATCAAGGACCAGGCCACACTACCAACGGCTGCTTGAAGTGGAAGCAGTACCTTGAGAAGCTGACAAATGAGGGCCGATGTGACGAGTATCTTGACAGGTCAACAAAACGGCCTACATAA